The nucleotide window GGCGACTCAGAAGTACGATTCGAGTTTGCCGCGCCGGCGCACGTCGAGCGTCGCGCAGTGGAACGAGCCGCCGAACGGCCCGAAGTGGTCGAAGTGGATCGGGACGGGAGTGAAGCCCCACTCCTCCAGCTTGCGGATGAGCTTGTGCTGTTGGGCGTCCACCACCACCCGCTCGTGGTCGAGCGACAGAACGTTCATCGACAGCCACTGGCTGCTGAACTGCGGGGACGCCATCGGCGATTCCGGGTCGTAGGTCGGCCGCGGGGCCTGGAGTATGTCCCACTTGCGCAGGCACTCGGGCAGCTCGGCCACGTTGATCCAGTCCGGGTTCACCAGCACCTTGCCCGGCGCGAGGGGCACGAACGTGGTGTCGATGTGCAGCGGGGTCGCGCACCGGGTCTTGATCTCGTGGACCCGGAACCCGGAGCCCAGGTGGCGGCGCACCCACTCGATGCCCAGGGCGTTGGTGGCGACGCTGCGGATGACGAACAGGTCGCGCCCGCACCGCACGAAGTCCGCGGCCTCCCAGACCGGTTCGAGTTCCGTGATCGGGTACCGGCGGGGTTGCCCTTCGGGGTGGATGCGTTTGCCGGTGTCGGCGCCGGCGGTGCGGCCGTTGTGGTCGTACAGGGCTTCG belongs to Gemmata obscuriglobus and includes:
- a CDS encoding non-specific serine/threonine protein kinase, giving the protein MPDIRTDKAPAPVVQSFNEWDPLEEVIVGTVLGATYPECGPVLAAAGEPDWLWHYQGVLVEEESVQAAHEQLEELVGVLRGEGVTVRRPDPFPHNVGYSTPFWQCRSGWNTANPRDLFLVVGDEIIECASPMRHRHFEPLAYRRLFTDYFRAGARLTSAPKPALREALYDHNGRTAGADTGKRIHPEGQPRRYPITELEPVWEAADFVRCGRDLFVIRSVATNALGIEWVRRHLGSGFRVHEIKTRCATPLHIDTTFVPLAPGKVLVNPDWINVAELPECLRKWDILQAPRPTYDPESPMASPQFSSQWLSMNVLSLDHERVVVDAQQHKLIRKLEEWGFTPVPIHFDHFGPFGGSFHCATLDVRRRGKLESYF